A genome region from Bdellovibrionota bacterium includes the following:
- the pheT gene encoding phenylalanine--tRNA ligase subunit beta → MKISLKWLNDYVDVSEYFQNPDQLADILTHKGLEVESVENKSKNFQNVVIGHILERGQHPNADRLTLCQVTTGQGKVHQIVCGAKNHKKGDNVVVALPGAVLPGNFAIKLSKIRDMESQGMLCSEKELGLSTESEGIVILPIDAPIGTPFAEYKGLDDIVFELKVTPNRADCLSHYGLAREISCVLNKPLKTNFNNDIKTIEKSSKDKVSVEVQNPEMCPRFTGRYIEGVKVGPSPDWLKRRLESIGMNSINNVVDVTNYVMMELGQPLHAYDSSLIGGNGIVVSKAKENEKFKTLKEQDLNLKGTELMIRDKQKPVGLAGVMGGMNSGIQDSTVNVFVESAYFTAETVRKSSRTHGISSESSYRFSRGVDPAMTLIAMNRCCQLILETAGGSAYGDHHDTNPNIVALKSIPLKVSDVTDRLGFEPKPEEVKNWMTRLGAQVQEISYSEFNVIPPSFRGDISIKEDLIEEFGRLHGYEHIPERLPTMGQAPSPHAAQYTLGIKIRSLFRNEGFNEGFNYAFVDGKKHAKFLGDIATFKNVGFNLRSEAVQVRNPLSEEMNVMRQQISYGLFLNTLHNLRHGQNLGKIFETGYNFERNNDTYNQIWTAGLVQWGQPETLWQKGQKNEHLFFETKSHIENILRNLSFKSWQWEVCDELNFLHPGQSAKLKVEGRVMGYVGTLHPQIADEEKIKVPVVFAEINLDTLMMGQPRVARTKHVSKNPSVERDLAFVMPENFESGKVLAEIQKAAGNVLKSAWVFDVFTGDPLKVGEKSVAFRMVFQDNEKTLKDEDLKAVDKKIIDAINQKFSISVR, encoded by the coding sequence ATGAAAATTTCTTTAAAATGGTTAAACGATTACGTTGATGTGTCTGAATATTTCCAAAATCCAGATCAGCTTGCGGACATTTTAACTCACAAAGGGTTGGAAGTTGAGAGCGTAGAGAATAAATCAAAGAATTTCCAAAACGTAGTGATTGGTCATATTTTAGAGCGCGGACAACATCCCAATGCGGACAGATTAACTCTTTGCCAAGTGACGACGGGGCAAGGAAAAGTTCATCAGATTGTTTGTGGAGCTAAGAACCATAAAAAAGGTGACAACGTGGTGGTGGCCCTTCCAGGCGCGGTGCTGCCAGGAAACTTTGCGATCAAATTATCAAAAATCAGAGATATGGAATCTCAAGGTATGCTTTGCTCAGAAAAAGAATTGGGTCTTAGCACAGAGTCTGAAGGTATCGTGATTTTACCAATAGATGCTCCCATCGGAACACCATTTGCGGAGTACAAAGGCTTAGATGATATCGTTTTCGAATTGAAAGTGACGCCAAATAGAGCGGACTGCTTAAGCCATTATGGTTTAGCACGTGAAATTTCTTGCGTACTCAATAAGCCCCTTAAAACTAATTTCAACAATGATATTAAAACTATAGAGAAATCTTCTAAAGATAAAGTTTCTGTAGAGGTCCAAAACCCAGAAATGTGTCCAAGATTTACCGGAAGATACATTGAAGGTGTAAAAGTTGGACCAAGTCCTGATTGGCTGAAAAGACGTCTAGAGTCTATTGGAATGAACTCCATCAATAACGTTGTCGACGTAACAAATTATGTGATGATGGAATTGGGTCAGCCTCTTCATGCTTATGATTCTTCACTCATCGGTGGAAATGGAATTGTCGTTTCCAAAGCTAAAGAAAACGAAAAATTTAAAACTTTAAAAGAGCAGGATTTAAACCTCAAAGGTACCGAACTCATGATCCGTGATAAACAAAAACCTGTAGGACTTGCAGGCGTGATGGGTGGGATGAATTCTGGGATTCAAGATTCTACTGTCAACGTGTTTGTGGAAAGTGCTTACTTCACAGCAGAGACGGTGAGAAAGAGTTCAAGAACTCATGGTATTTCTTCTGAGTCATCTTATAGATTTTCTCGCGGAGTAGATCCCGCAATGACTTTGATTGCGATGAACAGATGTTGCCAATTGATTTTAGAAACGGCTGGTGGATCTGCCTATGGCGATCATCATGATACAAATCCAAATATTGTAGCTCTTAAGAGCATTCCGTTAAAAGTTTCAGATGTGACGGATCGTTTGGGTTTTGAACCAAAACCGGAAGAAGTAAAAAACTGGATGACAAGATTGGGAGCGCAAGTTCAGGAAATTTCTTATTCTGAATTCAATGTGATCCCGCCAAGTTTCCGTGGTGATATTTCCATTAAAGAAGATCTCATTGAGGAGTTTGGTCGTCTTCATGGCTACGAACATATTCCGGAAAGACTTCCGACCATGGGGCAAGCGCCGAGTCCGCATGCAGCTCAATATACCTTGGGAATTAAAATTAGATCTCTATTCCGAAATGAAGGTTTCAATGAAGGTTTCAACTACGCTTTTGTCGATGGAAAAAAGCACGCGAAGTTCCTTGGTGATATTGCAACCTTCAAAAATGTTGGATTCAATTTAAGATCAGAAGCGGTTCAAGTTAGAAATCCGCTTTCAGAAGAAATGAACGTGATGAGACAACAAATTTCTTACGGGCTATTTCTAAATACACTTCATAATCTTCGTCATGGTCAAAATCTCGGAAAAATTTTCGAGACGGGTTACAATTTTGAAAGGAACAATGATACCTACAATCAAATTTGGACAGCAGGTCTTGTCCAATGGGGGCAACCAGAAACTCTTTGGCAAAAAGGTCAAAAGAACGAACACCTATTCTTTGAAACAAAATCTCATATCGAAAATATTTTAAGAAATCTTTCTTTCAAATCTTGGCAGTGGGAAGTTTGTGATGAGCTCAATTTCTTACATCCAGGGCAGTCAGCAAAACTAAAAGTAGAAGGAAGAGTCATGGGCTACGTAGGGACTCTTCACCCGCAAATCGCTGACGAGGAAAAAATTAAAGTTCCGGTCGTGTTTGCTGAGATTAACTTAGACACTTTGATGATGGGACAACCTCGCGTTGCAAGAACAAAACACGTTTCTAAAAATCCTAGTGTGGAGCGCGATCTTGCGTTTGTAATGCCTGAAAATTTTGAATCTGGAAAAGTGTTAGCGGAAATTCAAAAGGCGGCTGGTAACGTTTTAAAGTCCGCGTGGGTCTTTGACGTATTCACGGGCGATCCATTGAAGGTAGGCGAGAAGAGTGTGGCCTTCCGTATGGTCTTCCAAGATAATGAGAAAACTCTTAAAGACGAAGATCTGAAGGCAGTAGATAAGAAAATTATTGACGCAATAAATCAAAAGTTCTCGATTTCTGTCAGATAA
- a CDS encoding integration host factor subunit alpha, which translates to MGGQNVSSSTMTKADIVERVYQKLGFSKKEASELVELVFNSLKNTLQEGEKVKISGFGNFIVRDKKERVGRNPQTGSQIKISARRVLTFRPSQVLKAILNGEDITNLKDDD; encoded by the coding sequence ATGGGCGGGCAGAACGTTAGCTCTTCAACAATGACTAAGGCAGACATCGTTGAGAGAGTGTACCAAAAGTTAGGATTCTCTAAGAAAGAAGCATCTGAACTCGTTGAACTAGTTTTCAATTCTTTAAAAAATACCCTGCAAGAAGGCGAAAAAGTAAAAATCTCCGGATTTGGAAACTTCATCGTGCGCGACAAGAAAGAGCGCGTAGGCAGAAACCCGCAAACAGGCAGTCAAATCAAAATCAGCGCCAGACGTGTACTCACATTTAGACCGAGCCAAGTTCTTAAGGCTATATTAAATGGTGAAGACATTACTAATCTCAAGGATGACGATTAA
- a CDS encoding MerR family transcriptional regulator has product MDTELEVTLGNINEPLDQEHALFVDETLKKDLSEIPDKMAFKIGEVAELLDIKTYVLRYWETEFDALKPKKSNHNQRMYTRKDVETALFIKKLLYRDRFSIEGARKALRKVKTEVKIEVKKEKAIMDSNAVFTETLTDVKALLRQIQTLKARFE; this is encoded by the coding sequence ATGGATACAGAATTAGAAGTGACATTAGGAAATATCAACGAACCCTTAGATCAAGAGCATGCACTGTTCGTTGATGAAACTTTAAAAAAAGATTTAAGCGAAATTCCAGACAAGATGGCTTTCAAGATTGGCGAAGTGGCTGAGCTTCTCGACATCAAAACTTACGTGCTCAGATACTGGGAGACTGAGTTTGATGCTTTGAAACCAAAAAAATCAAATCACAATCAAAGAATGTACACAAGAAAAGACGTAGAAACTGCACTTTTTATCAAGAAACTTTTGTACAGAGACCGCTTTTCTATAGAAGGTGCGAGAAAAGCTTTAAGAAAAGTAAAAACAGAAGTGAAGATCGAAGTGAAAAAAGAAAAAGCAATTATGGATTCCAATGCTGTTTTCACGGAGACATTAACGGATGTGAAGGCTCTTTTAAGACAAATTCAAACGTTGAAAGCTCGCTTCGAATAA
- a CDS encoding DUF3011 domain-containing protein, whose translation MKKLLITLAFVFGVFALSQAEAQHRPPGNHGGLVRDYVTCESNGFNYNECYSPNVRRIERARLVQQHSKTACRQGRNWGTTRRSVWVDQGCRATIEVIGRR comes from the coding sequence ATGAAAAAATTATTAATTACATTGGCTTTCGTATTCGGAGTATTTGCTCTTTCACAAGCAGAAGCTCAGCACCGTCCACCAGGAAACCATGGCGGACTTGTAAGAGATTATGTGACTTGCGAAAGCAACGGTTTCAATTACAACGAATGTTACTCACCCAACGTAAGAAGAATTGAAAGAGCAAGACTTGTTCAACAACATTCAAAGACAGCTTGTCGCCAAGGAAGAAACTGGGGAACAACTCGTAGAAGTGTTTGGGTTGACCAAGGTTGCAGAGCAACTATCGAAGTTATCGGCAGAAGATAA
- a CDS encoding HIT family protein, whose protein sequence is MKDCVYCSKIPNLLKDKSPFVVHEFKNSVLIVGDHQTFPGYCVLVLKDHVKEFFDLKESTQIEVYKELNAATQKINTAFSADKMNISNYGNMTPHQHWHIFPRKKSDSNWPQPPWTLMESFEKNKTTQDQAQNVTTTLKKLF, encoded by the coding sequence ATGAAAGATTGTGTATACTGTTCGAAAATTCCAAATCTTTTAAAAGACAAAAGCCCTTTTGTTGTGCATGAGTTCAAGAACTCTGTTCTTATTGTCGGCGATCATCAGACTTTTCCTGGATATTGCGTTTTAGTCCTTAAAGATCACGTAAAAGAGTTCTTTGACTTAAAAGAAAGCACTCAAATTGAAGTTTACAAAGAACTTAATGCTGCGACCCAAAAAATTAACACTGCTTTTTCTGCTGATAAAATGAACATTTCTAACTATGGCAACATGACACCGCACCAACACTGGCACATCTTCCCTCGTAAAAAATCAGATTCAAACTGGCCCCAACCTCCGTGGACCTTAATGGAGAGCTTCGAGAAAAATAAAACCACTCAAGATCAGGCTCAAAATGTCACCACTACTTTAAAAAAATTATTTTAA
- a CDS encoding TIGR03546 family protein translates to MGLLLKQLFQFIKLLNSDTGTNQIAAGIAAGFILGMTPALSLQTFLVFLCIFFFRIQIGAAFLAAFFFKFIAFILDPVFDSLGFWLLNLPALQSLFTSLYNMPIIPFTRFNNTIVMGSGVLSILLSPFVYFGALVFVRQYRVQIVAKYKQTKFWKAIQATGLYKWYYKYDEFYGGSS, encoded by the coding sequence ATGGGTTTACTGCTGAAGCAGTTATTTCAATTTATTAAACTTTTGAACTCTGATACGGGGACAAATCAAATTGCGGCGGGAATTGCTGCTGGATTTATTCTAGGGATGACCCCGGCATTATCATTACAAACCTTTTTAGTGTTTTTGTGTATTTTCTTTTTTAGAATACAAATTGGTGCAGCATTCTTGGCAGCGTTCTTCTTTAAGTTTATCGCTTTTATACTTGATCCGGTATTTGACTCATTGGGATTCTGGTTGCTGAATCTTCCTGCGCTACAATCTCTTTTTACATCTCTATACAATATGCCGATCATTCCGTTTACAAGATTTAATAATACAATCGTAATGGGATCCGGAGTTCTTTCGATCTTACTCAGTCCCTTTGTGTACTTTGGAGCTTTGGTTTTTGTGAGACAATATAGAGTGCAAATTGTCGCTAAATACAAACAGACAAAATTTTGGAAAGCAATTCAAGCCACGGGATTGTACAAATGGTATTACAAATATGATGAATTTTATGGAGGTTCGTCATGA